One segment of Streptomyces sp. XD-27 DNA contains the following:
- a CDS encoding beta-ketoacyl reductase, protein MDERALDRLAGVLAGGGGGGRAGIGSGPGLGSGPGLGSGAAAGAGDAEDQVAIRAAGLFVRRLAQPAAPPSTEPAQAWTPRGTVLVTGGTGALGRHVARWLARNGAERLVLLSRRGPDAPGTAELVAELSASGAAVTVEACDVADRTALETLVDKLAADGTPVRAVVHAAGVSQAPGTATELPDFARVVAAKTAGAIHLDAIFGGRDGDAAGTAAGAANGPEAAAASVPDDQRPPLDAFVLFSSIAGVWGSGGQGAYAAANAFLDALAERRRARGLTATSVAWGPWADGGMAAEGDAGEQLSRRGLPPMAPELNMVAFQQALTRRETAVTVVDVDWGRFAPAFTAARPRPLIDDLPQVRTALHGTGTGGTADPAADPAAAEAGPTLRDRLAGLGEADRRDAVLEVVRTHVSAALGHASADDVEAGRAFRELGFDSLTAVELRTRLGAATGLRLPASLVFDYPTPQALAEHLLRGLVPAGAGTGAHTGGLVDVDTDPQDAALRRTLAAIPMNRIREAGLLESLLRLADPEAAPPGTTSGTTPGTTLDTSPGDGAESIDSMDVQHLIDMALDLDSLDSLGGPDSHDGTHS, encoded by the coding sequence TTGGACGAACGTGCGCTGGACCGGCTGGCGGGCGTACTCGCAGGCGGCGGAGGCGGAGGCCGTGCCGGCATCGGCTCCGGCCCCGGTCTCGGATCCGGCCCCGGCCTCGGATCCGGGGCCGCGGCCGGCGCCGGAGACGCGGAGGACCAGGTGGCGATCCGCGCCGCCGGACTCTTCGTACGGCGCCTGGCGCAGCCCGCCGCCCCGCCTTCCACAGAGCCCGCGCAGGCATGGACGCCGCGCGGCACCGTCCTGGTCACGGGCGGCACCGGCGCGCTGGGGCGGCATGTCGCCCGCTGGCTGGCCCGTAACGGAGCGGAGCGGCTGGTCCTGCTCAGCCGCCGGGGCCCCGACGCCCCGGGCACGGCCGAGCTCGTCGCGGAACTCTCCGCGTCCGGCGCCGCCGTGACCGTCGAGGCGTGCGACGTGGCGGACCGCACCGCGCTGGAGACCCTCGTGGACAAGCTGGCGGCGGACGGCACCCCGGTACGGGCCGTGGTGCACGCGGCCGGTGTCTCCCAGGCCCCCGGCACCGCCACCGAACTGCCGGACTTCGCCCGCGTCGTGGCGGCCAAGACCGCCGGGGCGATCCACCTCGACGCCATCTTCGGCGGCCGGGACGGGGACGCGGCCGGTACGGCGGCGGGGGCCGCGAACGGGCCCGAGGCCGCCGCCGCGAGCGTCCCGGACGACCAACGCCCGCCCCTCGACGCCTTCGTGCTCTTCTCCTCCATCGCCGGGGTGTGGGGCAGCGGCGGCCAGGGCGCGTACGCGGCGGCCAACGCGTTCCTCGACGCGCTGGCCGAGCGGCGCCGGGCCCGCGGCCTGACCGCCACCTCCGTGGCCTGGGGCCCGTGGGCCGACGGCGGCATGGCCGCCGAAGGCGACGCCGGGGAGCAGCTCAGCCGCCGCGGTCTGCCGCCCATGGCGCCGGAGCTGAACATGGTCGCCTTCCAGCAGGCGCTGACCCGCCGGGAGACGGCCGTGACCGTGGTCGACGTCGACTGGGGGCGGTTCGCCCCGGCGTTCACCGCCGCCCGGCCCCGCCCGCTGATCGACGACCTGCCGCAGGTGCGTACGGCCCTGCACGGCACCGGCACCGGCGGCACAGCGGACCCGGCGGCGGACCCGGCGGCGGCCGAAGCGGGGCCGACGCTCCGCGACCGGCTGGCCGGGCTCGGCGAGGCGGACCGGCGGGACGCCGTGCTGGAGGTGGTCCGCACCCATGTGTCGGCCGCCCTCGGCCACGCCTCCGCCGACGACGTCGAGGCCGGGCGCGCCTTCCGGGAGCTGGGCTTCGACTCGCTGACCGCGGTCGAGCTGCGCACCCGGCTCGGCGCGGCCACCGGCCTGCGGCTCCCGGCGAGCCTCGTCTTCGACTACCCGACGCCGCAGGCGCTCGCCGAGCATCTGCTGCGCGGACTGGTCCCGGCCGGCGCCGGAACGGGCGCCCACACCGGCGGCCTCGTCGACGTGGACACGGATCCCCAGGACGCCGCGCTGCGGCGGACGCTGGCGGCCATCCCGATGAACCGGATCCGGGAGGCCGGGCTGCTGGAGTCACTCCTCCGACTGGCCGACCCGGAGGCGGCGCCCCCCGGCACAACCTCCGGCACAACCCCCGGTACGACCCTCGATACGAGCCCCGGCGACGGCGCCGAATCCATCGACTCGATGGACGTCCAGCACCTCATCGACATGGCGCTCGACCTCGACAGCCTCGACAGCCTCGGCGGTCCCGACAGCCACGACGGCACTCATTCCTGA